One window from the genome of Palaemon carinicauda isolate YSFRI2023 unplaced genomic scaffold, ASM3689809v2 scaffold3471, whole genome shotgun sequence encodes:
- the LOC137636647 gene encoding uncharacterized protein, which yields MGPKSLLTEAEEAVLMAYIKGSLRRAQPVTRQNVLDAVTSILENEEEEGTHRRRPSSFDAAPKRKWWRLFRKRHPEVAIRTPETLTTSRHNISETVIRQWFAEANTYFSEEELLEALHDPSRNFNIDESGFSLSPKHGKVLAIKGEKNVFEVSGPNYKANISVLATVSADGRVPPPMIIYPRKRISYQMAEQFPEDLLCAVGKSEKGYINFENLYEYLCNTFNDWLTENDVQRPVIVWTDWHETRNNFYLASSLKSMNIILYGLPPNTTHIMQPLDVAVFGPLKKNWTKGAKEFERKNPDDMITQVNFAKVFLPIYYDSVSAANIKSGFSKCGLVPFDADKPDYSKLRSAAAVHEEPSTLFEAIDLGGFTEQSCQTDFHMTTHRGAQTSGRMFETACISYLIQCGYSILPPESTTSQMEKLKGPKKSWDDLVLDQHPAREFIASRSIPSPNPSVSRSSSRGSSRTNTPLPFLSSPPSTSYATPEPQVTPVLQRAPTKTTPSTLSSAFKTFNFYPERRQGQGPKRPRNEMDRTFAITSDKAIRALKMQMEERKAKIQKKGIRGRRTGRIKKVPPKPASSSDSENSDVPLPLPVDSSDDDIDLEQDPHSLCIKVPMTEPEVDSWVGVKVEKVATSTKGRKHKPFEIYIGKVKDVQEQGLAVTFLKEVSPGFYVYPDIEDISFPVHRREVVELQEPQAATIQRKYGFKFNSSIKSAIVCNVHAIEKIASPLGQVRQHRNVQNSDAPTSAANNSKTINDKSNLIKTHENIIICE from the exons ATGGGGCCTAAATCTCTATTGACAGAAGCTGAAGAGGCAGTGCTAATGGCTTACATCAAAGGATCTTTAAGGAGAGCACAACCCGTCACTAGACAAAATGTTCTTGATGCGGTAACTAGCATTCTGGAGAATGAGGAGGAAGAAGGAACGCACAGGAGAAGGCCTTCCTCATTTGATGCTGCTCCAAAGAGGAAATGGTGGCGGCTTTTCCGGAAGAGACACCCTGAAGTTGCCATCCGCACCCCTGAAACCTTGACCACCTCTCGCCATAACATCAGTGAGACAGTGATCAGGCAATGGTTTGCTGAAGCAAATACTTATTTTTCTGAGGAAGAGTTATTAGAAGCATTACATGATCCTTCACGCAATTTTAATATTGATGAATCAGGGTTTTCCCTGTCACCAAAACATGGGAAAGTTTTGGCTATCAAGGGGGAAAAAAATGTTTTCGAAGTTAGTGGTCCTAATTACAAGGCCAACATATCTGTGCTAGCAACTGTAAGTGCAGATGGGAGAGTTCCGCCTCCCATGATAATTTATCCAAGAAAACGGATAAGTTATCAAATGGCGGAACAGTTTCCAGAAGACCTGCTATGTGCTGTGGGGAAGAGCGAAAAGGGGTACATAAACTTTGAAAACTTGTATGAATATCTGTGCAACACGTTCAATGATTGGCTAACTGAAAATGATGTCCAACGGCCAGTCATTGTGTGGACGGATTGGCATGAAACCCGAAACAATTTCTATTTGGCCTCTTCCCTAAAGAGTATGAACATTATCCTGTACGGACTACCACCTAATACCACCCACATCATGCAACCCTTGGATGTGGCTGTGTTTGGCCCACTTAAAAAGAACTGGACCAAAGGGGCCAAGGAGTTCGAAAGGAAAAACCCAGATGACATGATAACGCAAGTGAATTTTGCTAAAGTGTTTCTGCCCATCTACTATGACTCTGTATCAGCAGCAAATATAAAGTCAGGCTTTTCAAAGTGTGGACTAGTTCCCTTTGATGCAGATAAACCTGACTACAGCAAACTTCGTAGTGCAGCTGCTGTGCATGAGGAACCTTCAACATTATTTGAAGCCATAGACCTCG GTGGATTCACAGAGCAGTCATGTCAGACTGATTTTCATATGACAACACATCGAGGTGCCCAAACTTCAGGTCGCATGTTTGAGACTGCATGCATCAGCTACCTCATACAGTGTGGATACTCTATTCTGCCACCTGAAAGCACTACATCACAGATGGAGAAACTAAAAGGTCCCAAGAAATCTTGGGATGATCTCGTGCTTGATCAACATCCTGCACGAGAGTTCATTGCTTCAAGATCCATACCCAGCCCAAATCCTTCTGTTTCGAGGTCATCATCTCGAGGGTCATCCAGGACAAACACACCATTGCCATTCTTGTCTTCTCCACCATCAACTTCATATGCTACACCTGAACCGCAAGTGACACCTGTGCTTCAAAGGGCCCCAACAAAAACTACCCCATCAACATTGAGTAGTGCCTTTAAGACATTTAATTTCTATCCTGAGAGGAGGCAGGGCCAAGGTCCAAAGAGACCCCGCAATGAAATGGACAGGACTTTTGCCATTACATCTGATAAAGCCATTCGAGCTCTCAAAATGCAGATGGAGGAGAGAAAAGCAAAAATTCAAAAGAAAGGCATCAGAGGAAGGAGAACTGGTAGGATTAAGAAGGTGCCTCCTAAACCTGCATCATCCTCAGACAGTGAGAACTCGGATGTCCCTCTGCCACTACCAGTAGATTCATCAGATGATGATATTGATTTGGAACAAGACCCACACAGCCTTTGTATAAAG GTACCAATGACAGAACCGGAAGTGGATTCATGGGTTGGTGTCAAGGTGGAGAAGGTAGCTACCAGCACAAAAGGGAGGAAGCACAAGCCTTTTGAAATTTATATTGGAAAA GTGAAAGATGTCCAGGAGCAGGGCCTTGCAGTTACGTTCCTCAAGGAGGTATCCCCAGGGTTTTATGTCTACCCTGACATAGAGGATATCTCTTTCCCTGTGCATAGAAGGGAGGTCGTGGAGCTACAGGAGCCACAGGCAGCGACAATCCAAAGAAAATATGGGTTCAAGTTCAACAGTAGCATCAAATCGGCAATAGT GTGCAATGTACATGCAATTGAAAAAATTGCGTCACCATTGGGCCAGGTGCGTCAGCATAGGAACGTGCAAAATAGTGACGCACCGACTTCGGCCGccaataactcaaaaactataaatgataaatcaaatttgattaaaacacatgaaaATATAATCATCTGTGAATAA